The following proteins come from a genomic window of Meiothermus sp. QL-1:
- a CDS encoding DUF4212 domain-containing protein: MDKAKAEAYWRANITLIRNLLIVWALVSYGFGILLVNLLNNIKLGSLPLGFWFAHQGAIIIFVILIFIYASQMNKIDQQFDVHE, from the coding sequence ATGGATAAAGCGAAGGCCGAGGCATACTGGAGGGCCAACATCACCCTGATCCGAAACCTGCTCATCGTCTGGGCCTTGGTTTCGTACGGCTTTGGGATCTTGTTGGTCAACCTGCTCAACAACATCAAGCTGGGCTCGCTGCCCCTGGGCTTCTGGTTTGCCCACCAGGGGGCCATCATCATCTTCGTCATCCTGATCTTCATCTACGCTTCGCAGATGAACAAGATCGATCAGCAGTTCGACGTGCACGAATAG
- a CDS encoding sodium:solute symporter family protein, with translation MSVELWTWTMVFLTFGLYVGIGIWARVRETEGFYVAGRGVPAVANGMATAADWMSAASFISMAGLISTLGYDGTIYLMGWTGGYVLLALLLAPYLRKFGKFTVPDFVGDRYYSQTARVVAVLAAVFVSFVYVIPQLVGVGTVFARYLGVPSVTGLWVGVAVTALFAVLGGMKGITWTQVAQYTVLITAYLIPGFAIASILTGNPIPQLALTFSDITERLNQIQVELGFTQYTQPFQSFDMLNILLITACLMFGTAGLPHVIIRFYTVPTVKDARASAGWALLFIALLYTTAPAIAVFARYNLINTLHGKTFEEVKQIDWVAKWERTGLLRFVDKDGDGKITVAPGRAFNLIPGTNRPDFNSPNEKSKNEVFINNDIIVLATPEVAKLAPLIIALVAAGGLAAALSTASGLLIVISSALSHDLYYRIINPRATEAQRLLIARFGILVAVLIAGYFGQNPPGLIAQLVAFAFGLAASSFFPAILLGIFDKRTTREGAIAGMVVGLVFTASYIIGTSYFGMPRWFFGVSPEGIGTVGMLLNLIITYTVSRLTPEPPKEVQELVESVRIPRGAKEAHYH, from the coding sequence ATGAGCGTTGAGCTTTGGACCTGGACCATGGTCTTCCTGACCTTCGGTCTCTACGTTGGGATTGGGATCTGGGCCCGGGTGCGTGAGACCGAAGGGTTCTATGTGGCTGGGCGGGGGGTGCCGGCGGTGGCCAACGGGATGGCCACCGCGGCCGACTGGATGAGCGCGGCCAGCTTTATCTCCATGGCCGGCCTCATCTCCACCCTGGGCTACGACGGCACCATCTACTTGATGGGTTGGACCGGGGGGTATGTGCTGCTGGCCTTGCTGCTGGCCCCTTACCTGCGCAAATTCGGTAAGTTCACCGTACCCGACTTCGTGGGGGACCGCTACTACTCCCAGACCGCGCGGGTGGTGGCGGTCTTGGCCGCGGTTTTTGTGTCCTTTGTGTACGTGATTCCCCAGCTTGTGGGGGTGGGTACCGTTTTTGCCCGTTACCTGGGGGTGCCCAGCGTCACTGGTCTTTGGGTTGGGGTGGCTGTGACTGCCCTGTTCGCCGTGCTGGGCGGGATGAAGGGCATCACCTGGACCCAGGTGGCCCAGTACACCGTGCTGATTACCGCCTACCTGATTCCGGGGTTTGCCATCGCCAGCATCCTGACCGGGAACCCCATTCCCCAGCTGGCCCTGACCTTCTCCGATATCACCGAGAGGCTCAACCAAATCCAGGTAGAGCTGGGCTTCACCCAGTACACCCAGCCCTTCCAGAGCTTCGACATGCTGAACATCCTGCTCATCACGGCCTGCTTGATGTTCGGCACGGCGGGGCTGCCCCACGTTATCATTCGCTTCTACACCGTGCCTACGGTGAAGGATGCCCGGGCCTCGGCAGGCTGGGCCCTGCTCTTCATCGCTTTGCTCTATACCACCGCGCCAGCCATCGCGGTCTTTGCCCGCTATAACCTGATCAACACCCTGCACGGCAAGACCTTCGAGGAGGTCAAGCAGATCGACTGGGTGGCCAAATGGGAGCGGACCGGGCTGCTCCGGTTCGTGGACAAGGATGGGGACGGCAAAATTACTGTTGCTCCAGGCCGGGCTTTCAACCTGATCCCTGGCACCAACCGCCCTGACTTCAACAGCCCCAACGAGAAGTCGAAGAACGAGGTCTTCATCAACAACGACATCATCGTGCTGGCCACCCCCGAAGTGGCCAAGCTGGCCCCGCTCATCATCGCTTTGGTGGCGGCTGGGGGCCTGGCGGCGGCCCTCTCTACGGCCTCGGGGCTACTCATCGTGATTTCCTCGGCGCTTTCCCACGACCTCTACTACCGCATCATCAACCCCCGGGCCACCGAGGCCCAGCGGCTGCTCATCGCACGGTTCGGCATACTCGTGGCGGTGCTGATCGCCGGCTACTTTGGACAGAACCCACCCGGGCTTATCGCGCAGCTGGTGGCCTTTGCCTTCGGGCTGGCGGCCAGCAGTTTCTTCCCCGCCATTCTGCTTGGAATTTTTGACAAGCGGACCACCCGCGAGGGGGCCATTGCCGGGATGGTGGTGGGGCTGGTCTTTACCGCCAGCTACATCATCGGCACCAGCTACTTCGGGATGCCGCGCTGGTTCTTTGGGGTAAGCCCCGAGGGCATCGGTACGGTGGGGATGCTGCTCAACCTGATCATCACCTACACCGTCTCGCGCCTGACCCCTGAGCCGCCCAAGGAGGTGCAGGAGCTGGTGGAGTCGGTGCGGATTCCGCGGGGGGCCAAGGAGGCCCACTACCACTAG
- a CDS encoding putative nucleotidyltransferase substrate binding domain-containing protein, which yields MNPLDFVCQQAPFNLLPEEALQKVARGLEITFYPKNTKVLEQGGERSQHLYLIRKGLARLERDGQPVLLLEEGEVFGYPSLLAQEAPAFDVLAEEDLLVYRWGEGVFRQLMQYPEFAAFFTRGLAERLRISQRLESLVGLDLSLPVGELVTRPPVFIAPTATVGEAARLMRAHQISSVLVEGRPLGILTDRDLRNRVLAEGRGPETLVQEVMSAPLKSRPASTPLFEALAYMVEQGIHHLPLEEEGQIVGVVTDTVFMRQQARSPLHLLRRLERTRRRSDLRGYGQELGGVVELLLQGGLGAGEIGRSVSAINDQLIRILLRLAEAELGPPPTPYAWMVFGSEGRMEQTLLTDQDNALVYAEASAEAAAYFQRMAEFVVEGLLEAGFPPCPGGYMATRWCKPLAEWLRLFRHWIETPTPQELLEAQIFFDFRPVYGSLSLEPLEQVVAQSAKQGIFLAHLARAALQLRPPIGFFRRIREEEGGVDLKKGGIVPIVGLARVYALEAGSQARSTVERLRVAARQNRLSQEGAETLVEAFGFLMRLRLREQLASLHRGEPPSNRVPLERLSPLERRHLKEAFLHIREMQEALSHAYERL from the coding sequence GTGAACCCCCTGGACTTCGTCTGCCAGCAGGCCCCCTTCAACCTCCTTCCAGAAGAGGCCCTGCAGAAGGTGGCGCGGGGCCTCGAGATCACCTTCTACCCCAAGAACACCAAGGTGCTGGAGCAGGGAGGGGAGCGAAGCCAGCACCTCTACCTGATCCGCAAGGGCCTGGCCCGGCTAGAGCGGGACGGGCAACCGGTGCTGCTTTTGGAGGAGGGGGAGGTCTTCGGCTACCCCTCGCTTCTCGCCCAGGAGGCCCCGGCCTTTGATGTACTGGCCGAGGAGGACCTGTTGGTCTACCGCTGGGGGGAAGGGGTCTTCCGGCAGCTCATGCAGTACCCCGAGTTCGCAGCCTTCTTCACCCGGGGCCTGGCCGAGCGGCTCAGGATATCCCAGCGCCTGGAGAGCCTGGTGGGGCTGGATTTGTCCTTGCCGGTAGGTGAGCTGGTAACGCGGCCGCCGGTTTTTATCGCCCCTACGGCCACCGTAGGGGAGGCTGCTCGGCTCATGCGGGCCCACCAGATCAGCTCGGTGCTGGTGGAGGGGAGGCCCCTGGGCATCCTCACCGACCGGGACCTGCGCAACCGGGTGCTGGCCGAAGGACGGGGTCCAGAGACGCTGGTGCAGGAGGTGATGAGCGCGCCCCTCAAGAGCCGGCCTGCCTCCACCCCCCTTTTTGAGGCGCTGGCCTACATGGTGGAGCAGGGGATTCACCACCTGCCCCTGGAAGAGGAGGGCCAGATTGTGGGGGTGGTGACCGACACCGTCTTCATGCGTCAGCAGGCCAGAAGCCCCCTCCACCTGCTGCGGCGGTTGGAGCGCACCCGGCGGCGAAGCGACCTGCGGGGCTATGGCCAGGAGCTTGGCGGGGTGGTCGAGCTGCTGCTGCAGGGAGGGCTGGGGGCCGGCGAGATCGGCCGCAGCGTGAGCGCCATCAACGACCAGCTCATTCGGATCCTCTTGCGCCTGGCCGAAGCGGAGCTTGGGCCTCCTCCCACCCCTTACGCCTGGATGGTCTTCGGCTCTGAGGGGCGCATGGAGCAGACCCTGCTCACCGACCAGGACAACGCCCTGGTTTACGCCGAGGCCTCAGCCGAAGCAGCGGCCTACTTCCAGCGGATGGCCGAATTCGTGGTGGAGGGCCTTTTGGAAGCCGGGTTTCCCCCTTGTCCAGGGGGGTATATGGCCACCCGCTGGTGCAAACCCCTGGCCGAGTGGCTTCGCCTGTTTCGCCACTGGATCGAAACCCCCACCCCCCAGGAGCTTTTGGAGGCCCAGATTTTCTTCGACTTCAGGCCGGTCTACGGCTCGCTTTCCCTAGAGCCGCTGGAGCAGGTGGTGGCCCAAAGCGCCAAACAGGGCATCTTTCTGGCCCACCTGGCCAGAGCGGCCCTGCAGCTCCGGCCCCCCATCGGCTTTTTCCGCCGCATTCGGGAGGAGGAGGGAGGGGTGGACCTCAAGAAAGGGGGCATTGTGCCCATCGTGGGCCTGGCCCGGGTCTACGCCCTGGAGGCCGGCAGCCAGGCCCGGAGCACAGTGGAGCGTCTCCGCGTTGCGGCCCGGCAGAACCGGCTGAGCCAGGAGGGGGCCGAGACGTTGGTGGAGGCCTTTGGTTTCCTGATGCGTCTGCGCCTGAGGGAGCAGCTCGCCAGCCTTCACCGGGGGGAGCCCCCCAGCAACAGGGTGCCCTTAGAGCGCCTCTCCCCCCTCGAGCGCCGCCACCTGAAGGAGGCCTTCCTGCACATCCGCGAGATGCAGGAAGCCCTGAGCCACGCCTACGAACGCCTGTAA
- a CDS encoding PolC-type DNA polymerase III, with the protein MLANRLWFPWHPYPHGKTPSWWEATYWALDLETSGLEPSDQILSVGMVPIREGVIEFGAHFYSLVRPQRPEELSLEGIRAHHILPAELESAPPLAVVMEKVLHRVGQGVLLLHFAPLDLGFLKQACRSLGLGWPRPRVVDTAVLLSRLNHRRQRLEPYAQPLPSALGAARRSLGLPPHLEHHALWDALATAELFLLLRERLGARTLRELL; encoded by the coding sequence ATGCTTGCCAACCGCCTTTGGTTCCCCTGGCATCCCTACCCCCACGGCAAAACGCCTTCTTGGTGGGAGGCGACCTACTGGGCCCTCGACCTGGAGACCAGCGGGCTCGAGCCCTCCGACCAGATTCTCTCGGTGGGGATGGTCCCCATTCGCGAGGGGGTGATCGAGTTCGGGGCTCACTTCTACAGTTTGGTCCGCCCCCAGCGGCCAGAGGAGCTCTCGCTGGAGGGCATCCGGGCCCACCACATCCTGCCGGCTGAGCTGGAGAGCGCCCCGCCCCTGGCTGTGGTGATGGAAAAGGTGCTGCACCGGGTGGGCCAGGGGGTGCTTCTCCTGCACTTTGCCCCCCTCGACCTGGGCTTTTTAAAGCAGGCCTGCCGGTCCCTGGGCCTGGGCTGGCCGAGGCCCAGGGTGGTGGACACCGCGGTGCTTTTGAGCCGCCTCAACCACCGCCGCCAGCGGCTCGAGCCCTACGCCCAGCCCCTGCCCTCGGCCCTGGGGGCAGCCCGGCGCTCTTTGGGCCTGCCGCCCCACCTGGAACACCATGCCCTGTGGGATGCCCTGGCCACAGCTGAGCTTTTCTTGCTCCTGCGGGAGCGGCTGGGAGCCAGGACCCTGCGGGAGCTCTTGTAG
- a CDS encoding TetR/AcrR family transcriptional regulator, whose translation MLSLRERQKLRRRDRIFRTAINLFREKGFHQTTATDIARASHVSRGTFFNYYAYKEAVLLEFGAQLLQEMRQQAMAELERGDAPLEVLYRLWERLAEVSERERALLSPLAYELLNPDPARAKAAFEALPLGDLIADILRPLRAQGGLRSDMSLERISRSIADVYLLSALRWAAYTPGRQLKDEMNKFLSLMLEGALAREVSKVECTSG comes from the coding sequence ATGCTCAGCCTGCGAGAGAGGCAGAAGTTGCGCCGTCGGGATCGCATCTTCCGCACTGCAATCAACCTTTTTCGTGAGAAGGGTTTTCATCAAACCACCGCCACCGACATCGCCAGGGCCTCGCATGTCTCGCGCGGCACTTTTTTCAACTACTACGCCTATAAGGAGGCGGTGCTCCTGGAGTTCGGCGCCCAGCTTTTGCAGGAGATGCGGCAGCAGGCCATGGCCGAGCTGGAGCGGGGCGATGCCCCTTTGGAGGTGCTCTACCGCCTTTGGGAACGCCTGGCCGAGGTGAGCGAGCGCGAGCGGGCGCTGCTCTCGCCGCTGGCCTACGAGCTTTTGAACCCCGACCCTGCGCGGGCCAAGGCCGCCTTTGAGGCCCTGCCGCTGGGCGACCTAATCGCCGATATCCTAAGGCCCCTAAGAGCCCAGGGGGGGCTCCGCAGCGACATGTCGCTGGAGCGCATCTCCCGTTCCATTGCCGATGTGTATCTGCTCTCGGCCCTGCGCTGGGCGGCCTACACGCCGGGGCGCCAGCTCAAGGACGAGATGAACAAGTTTTTGAGCCTGATGCTGGAGGGGGCCCTGGCCCGTGAGGTTTCCAAAGTAGAGTGTACGTCCGGGTGA
- a CDS encoding methylated-DNA--[protein]-cysteine S-methyltransferase → MYVRVIPTPIGLLLARASERALRSVEIRLGVEEKERTSPLLEELADQVERYFARQGETFLALPLDYSGLQASRVALYEAVRRIPMGETRSYAEMARLTGLTPRAVGAALRANPFFLVVPAQRVIHADGRLGGFAGREDLKDWLLCHEGAHPHLRP, encoded by the coding sequence GTGTACGTCCGGGTGATCCCTACCCCCATCGGTCTCCTGCTGGCCAGGGCCAGCGAACGGGCGCTGCGCTCGGTGGAAATCCGGCTTGGGGTGGAGGAGAAAGAGCGCACCAGCCCTTTGCTAGAGGAGCTGGCCGACCAGGTAGAACGCTACTTTGCGCGGCAGGGCGAGACCTTCCTGGCCTTGCCGCTGGACTACAGCGGCCTGCAGGCCAGCCGGGTGGCCCTTTACGAGGCGGTGCGGCGCATTCCCATGGGGGAGACCCGGAGCTACGCCGAGATGGCCCGCCTTACAGGCCTCACCCCCCGCGCGGTGGGCGCGGCTTTGCGGGCCAACCCCTTCTTTCTGGTGGTGCCGGCCCAGCGGGTGATTCACGCCGACGGGCGGCTTGGGGGGTTTGCGGGGCGTGAAGACTTGAAGGACTGGCTTTTGTGCCACGAGGGGGCCCATCCGCACTTGCGGCCCTAG
- a CDS encoding BMP family protein → MKRWLFAGFSLLGLALAQSLGNVAMVFSEGAKTDPTFNGVAYGGALRTVQQFGGRLFDFEPADPSQIPGAIRRFASERFDLIIGLGFATEPGVAAAAREFREQRFALIDTATEAPNVASYVFRENEGTFLVGYIAGRLSQTGVVGFVGGMDIPLIHKFEVGYREGVRRACPTCRVVVNYVGNTPAAFSDPAKAKEIAAFQRSQGADIIYAAAGASGLGVFDYVKQVKCLRANELPRGVRFRSNPFARVPKYEAYNRECSGDTRPMFFIGGDGNLNFLGDTDNNPATLNHGLTCMLKRVDVAAQLAVESVARGTFRGGVFSLGLKENGLGYALDIYNQALLPDSLRREVNAVRQAIIAGRIVVPDRR, encoded by the coding sequence ATGAAAAGGTGGCTTTTCGCCGGATTTTCCCTGCTGGGGCTGGCTTTAGCCCAGTCCCTGGGCAACGTGGCCATGGTTTTCAGCGAAGGGGCCAAGACCGACCCCACCTTCAACGGGGTGGCCTACGGGGGAGCTTTGCGCACGGTGCAGCAGTTTGGCGGGCGTCTTTTCGACTTTGAGCCGGCCGACCCCTCGCAGATTCCCGGCGCTATCCGCCGCTTTGCCAGCGAGCGCTTCGACCTCATCATCGGCCTGGGCTTTGCCACCGAGCCCGGGGTGGCCGCCGCGGCGCGGGAATTTCGTGAGCAGCGCTTTGCCCTCATAGACACCGCCACCGAGGCGCCCAACGTGGCCTCGTATGTTTTCCGCGAGAACGAGGGGACCTTCCTGGTAGGCTACATCGCCGGCCGGCTTTCCCAGACCGGGGTGGTGGGCTTCGTGGGGGGGATGGACATCCCCCTCATCCACAAGTTCGAGGTGGGCTACCGCGAGGGGGTCAGGCGGGCCTGCCCCACCTGCCGGGTGGTGGTGAACTACGTGGGCAACACCCCGGCGGCCTTTTCCGACCCTGCCAAGGCCAAGGAAATCGCGGCCTTCCAGCGCTCCCAGGGGGCGGACATCATCTACGCTGCGGCGGGGGCTTCGGGCCTGGGGGTCTTCGATTACGTGAAGCAGGTCAAATGCCTCCGGGCCAACGAGCTGCCCCGGGGGGTGCGCTTCCGCAGCAACCCCTTTGCCCGGGTGCCCAAGTACGAGGCCTACAACCGCGAGTGCAGCGGGGACACCCGGCCCATGTTCTTCATCGGGGGGGATGGCAACCTCAACTTCCTGGGGGATACCGACAACAACCCCGCCACCCTGAACCACGGTCTGACCTGTATGCTCAAGCGGGTGGACGTGGCCGCGCAGCTCGCGGTGGAATCGGTGGCCCGGGGCACCTTCCGTGGGGGGGTCTTCAGCCTAGGCCTGAAGGAAAACGGCCTCGGCTATGCGCTGGACATCTACAACCAGGCCCTGCTGCCCGACAGCCTGCGGCGGGAGGTGAATGCGGTGCGGCAGGCCATCATCGCCGGGCGGATTGTGGTGCCGGATAGGCGCTAG
- the cdd gene encoding cytidine deaminase: MQAPPEVLRLLQNLLEHAYAPYSGYPVAAVVRSSRGNLYGGVNVENAAYPLSRCAEQAAVLQMVSAGEREIAEVWVLSRGEAPATPCGGCRQVLSEFAPPWAPVHCLSTGGGELHTTLGQLLPHAFSRNHLR, from the coding sequence ATGCAGGCCCCCCCGGAGGTCCTGAGGCTGCTCCAGAACCTGCTCGAGCACGCCTACGCCCCCTACTCTGGCTACCCCGTGGCCGCGGTGGTGCGCTCCAGCCGCGGCAACCTCTACGGCGGGGTCAACGTGGAGAACGCCGCCTACCCCCTCTCCCGCTGCGCCGAGCAGGCCGCGGTCTTGCAGATGGTCTCCGCCGGCGAGCGCGAGATCGCCGAGGTCTGGGTGCTGAGCCGGGGAGAGGCCCCCGCCACCCCCTGCGGGGGCTGCCGGCAGGTCCTGAGCGAGTTCGCCCCGCCCTGGGCGCCCGTGCACTGCCTGAGCACCGGGGGGGGCGAGCTCCACACCACCCTAGGGCAGCTCCTGCCCCATGCCTTTTCCAGGAACCATCTGCGCTAG
- a CDS encoding carbon monoxide dehydrogenase subunit G encodes MKLEYKGQEKVQASADKVWEFIQNPEKVAACLPALKEVEIKDPRNLVATVGVAVGPVRGNFKFNIELEPRPEENKVWVRLRGGGLGSAVELSASADIQPQGDQTTLLDWQGQATVSGPAATLGGRVLDAQAKKLIETVFANLSQKIAES; translated from the coding sequence GTGAAGCTCGAGTACAAGGGACAGGAAAAGGTCCAGGCCAGCGCTGATAAGGTCTGGGAATTCATCCAAAACCCCGAGAAGGTGGCCGCCTGTCTGCCTGCGCTGAAGGAGGTGGAAATCAAGGACCCCCGCAACCTGGTGGCCACCGTCGGGGTGGCGGTGGGGCCGGTACGGGGCAATTTCAAGTTCAACATCGAGCTCGAGCCCAGGCCGGAGGAGAACAAGGTGTGGGTGCGCCTGCGGGGAGGGGGCCTGGGAAGCGCAGTAGAGCTCAGCGCCAGCGCCGACATCCAGCCCCAGGGCGATCAAACCACCCTTCTCGACTGGCAGGGCCAGGCCACCGTGAGCGGCCCCGCAGCTACCCTAGGGGGGCGGGTGCTGGATGCCCAGGCCAAAAAGCTGATCGAGACCGTCTTCGCCAACCTCAGCCAGAAAATCGCCGAGAGCTAG
- a CDS encoding NTP transferase domain-containing protein: MVEPLDAIVLAAGRASRLGVPKFLLPAGPGQVLLTRVLELVLGVVRGQVVVVLGHRAELARCALAGRPAAGRVRLVENPRYAEGQSSSLKRGLEVLGASAGAWVFLADMPGLDAERLGELARAIQKRPPGSLAVAPCLGGEARPPVFLSRELFPALHRLGGDQGARALLRAERERVVCVEWGPGLWSADVDTWADYRSLAWALGWAEEPPGPPLQPMPTRALAARIDQALGAGEAPWLAPGILWLPGQPEAWWRLSEPYRGAWAVAEAPAHTPGAYLGLLRRAALWALRAGPGH; this comes from the coding sequence GTGGTGGAACCCCTGGATGCCATTGTGCTCGCGGCAGGCCGGGCCTCGCGCCTGGGGGTGCCCAAGTTTTTGCTGCCCGCGGGCCCCGGCCAGGTGCTTCTGACCCGGGTGCTGGAGCTGGTCTTGGGGGTGGTCCGGGGGCAGGTGGTGGTGGTGCTTGGCCACCGGGCGGAGCTGGCCCGCTGCGCTCTGGCGGGGCGTCCGGCAGCAGGGCGGGTGAGGCTGGTGGAGAACCCCCGCTATGCCGAGGGCCAGAGCAGCTCGCTCAAGCGGGGGCTGGAGGTGCTGGGGGCCTCGGCGGGGGCCTGGGTCTTCCTGGCCGACATGCCGGGGTTGGATGCGGAGCGCCTGGGCGAGCTGGCCCGGGCCATCCAAAAGCGCCCCCCAGGAAGCCTGGCGGTGGCCCCCTGCCTGGGGGGGGAAGCCCGGCCCCCGGTGTTTCTTTCGCGGGAACTTTTCCCTGCGCTCCACCGCCTGGGGGGCGACCAGGGGGCCAGGGCTTTGCTGCGGGCCGAGCGGGAGCGGGTGGTCTGCGTGGAGTGGGGCCCGGGGCTTTGGAGCGCCGATGTGGACACCTGGGCCGACTACCGCTCGCTGGCCTGGGCCCTGGGGTGGGCCGAGGAGCCCCCGGGCCCGCCCCTCCAGCCCATGCCCACCCGGGCGCTGGCCGCGCGCATCGACCAGGCCCTGGGTGCCGGGGAGGCCCCCTGGCTGGCACCGGGGATTTTGTGGCTTCCGGGCCAGCCGGAGGCCTGGTGGCGGCTCTCAGAGCCCTACCGGGGGGCCTGGGCGGTGGCAGAGGCCCCGGCCCATACCCCCGGGGCCTACCTCGGCCTGCTGCGCCGGGCGGCGCTCTGGGCCCTCAGGGCTGGGCCAGGGCACTAG
- a CDS encoding pseudouridine-5'-phosphate glycosidase — protein sequence MRLHPEVARALAEGRPVVALESTVITHGLPRPLNLALARRLEAVVREAGATPATIAVMRGEVAVGLDEEELEALATDPSADKASLWNLGALLAQKKTAGTTVAATTFLAHRAGLKVFATGGIGGVHPEPYDESADLIELSRTPLLVVSAGPKSILNLSATLERLESLGVGLLGYQTNHLPAFHSPQSPYPLPARVNSALEAAQAFRAARSLGLPGATLVLKPISQGLPFEQVQRWVEEATQEAARRGIGGKALTPFLLRRLSELSAGQTDEANLRLLEENARLAAEIASALAQP from the coding sequence ATGCGCCTGCACCCCGAAGTGGCCCGGGCCCTGGCGGAAGGCCGGCCCGTGGTGGCCCTGGAGTCCACCGTCATCACCCACGGCCTGCCCCGGCCCCTCAACCTGGCCCTGGCCCGGCGGCTCGAGGCCGTCGTGCGCGAGGCCGGGGCCACCCCGGCGACCATCGCGGTGATGAGAGGGGAGGTGGCGGTGGGGCTCGATGAAGAAGAGCTGGAGGCCCTGGCCACCGACCCCTCGGCCGACAAGGCCAGCCTGTGGAACCTGGGGGCCCTGCTGGCCCAGAAAAAGACCGCCGGCACCACCGTGGCGGCCACCACCTTTTTGGCCCACAGGGCCGGCCTGAAGGTCTTCGCCACCGGCGGCATCGGTGGGGTCCACCCTGAGCCTTACGACGAGTCGGCAGACCTAATAGAGCTCTCCCGCACCCCCTTGCTGGTGGTCTCAGCCGGGCCCAAGAGCATCCTCAACCTGTCCGCCACGCTAGAGCGGCTGGAGTCCTTAGGGGTGGGCCTGCTCGGCTACCAGACCAACCACCTGCCCGCCTTCCACAGCCCTCAAAGCCCCTACCCCCTCCCCGCCCGGGTAAATTCGGCGCTGGAGGCGGCCCAGGCCTTCCGGGCCGCACGGTCCCTGGGGCTGCCTGGGGCCACCCTGGTGCTCAAGCCCATCTCCCAGGGCCTCCCCTTCGAGCAGGTGCAGCGCTGGGTGGAGGAGGCCACCCAGGAAGCGGCCCGGCGGGGCATAGGGGGAAAGGCCCTGACCCCCTTCCTCCTGCGCCGGCTCTCCGAGCTGAGCGCCGGCCAGACCGATGAGGCCAACCTGCGGCTGCTGGAGGAGAACGCCCGGCTGGCGGCCGAGATCGCTAGTGCCCTGGCCCAGCCCTGA